The nucleotide window TTACCATGTGCATATGGCAAGACCTGATAATGTGAGGAATTATGCAGGGACAATTTGTTCCTGCCAGAAATCTGcataagaaataacaaaatttgcCTTTTTATCATGTTCTGgattacaaaatatattttaattatataataaattgcaGAAATGATAAGTAATCATCTATGTAACCTTGTAGATTATTGAAAAGGAAATTATGCTTACTTTAGGAGAAAGACCAGCAGCAAACCAATGGCCTGCACCTGGGTGATGAGCCACCTTAATATTTTGACCAACAGGCTGAAAAAGAATTTAAGTTCAAAGTATGTCAGCGAAAACTAGATAACAGAAAAATGCCTACCATTTTACagaataaattataacaaatgcCCTCTAGTTCAGAAATCTAATAAGACCCCTTCCATTTTAAAATAGAATAGCCTATTGTGTTCTTCTGGTTTTTTCCACCATTTGCATGGTCCTCATGATAGTTTGCAGAGCCAACTGCAGAAAGCCAAGTATGGGAAACTGTACAAGTTATGTATTGACCACCCTGAAAACTATAAACCCTAATAAAAACCTTCCTTGAAAAATTAGCTGACATTCACTAATCAGTTAGGCAGTCGACTGTAAAATACcttgtttaaattttggaagTCCTCATGAAGAGCTTTGTGgttgagaaaaaaattgaactccaataagatattaaattgacacatttgaaattatttaaaacaaatatctATGCTTAGAAGATTGAAAGCATAAAACTATACATGtcatactaaaattttaaaaataatttaaaaaaaaaaagaaaattcagatAGTTATAGCAATAACATTGAGCTCAAACATAATATGAATCTAATGCTGAGAATCTGAAAATTCCTTTGCTTGGCTGGTGCCAACGATTGAGAACAACAGTTGGAATTGGTTCACAATGTTAAAGCAATACTTGGGCTACAAAAATACAAGACAAATGGGCTAGAAAATCCAAAATATACTTGGATCCATTTACCATGCGAGGTGTCTCTGGGGGTGGTTCATAAGGACAAGTGAAAGGTTCCCCTGTCACAAAAGGATGTCTTGAAGCCTGCAGGCAAACGAATTCAAACTCTAACTATTGACATCAATAAATATCTATGTAGCAGCTTACTCGCAGAGTAAACAGATGATGAAAATTGAGAGAATACAATAACCTGAAAAGGTGACCACCGTTTAGCAGGATCAAACTCAACCAGTCCCTTAAGGAAATCAAGCAAAGCAAGTCGTCCTTGACTTTCTGTCAGTAATTCATTACATTTAAAACATGAAAGACATCTCAACAGATGTTAAAGACACATTCAAAAACACTTTTTAATATGTCCCATGCTTCATATCTTTAAATACATTGAAGCTAACCTTTCACAATATCTTCCATGGACAAGTTCTTCCTGTAAGGATAGTTTGTAACAATTTCTGCAAGGTTCTTATGATTGAAGTACTCTTTCCCAATCAGTGGTTTTTTCAACTCTCTCTGACAAACCATCACAATTTGACAATGAGGAATAGTATTTGCATCACAGAAATGTAACAACCCATTCATCTTATAACCTCTTTTACAATTCTTATCATCCTTTGACAGCAAAAACTATAGCGTCAATACTTACAGCTTCGTACTCCATCTCTGTTAGTGCTTGGTAAGCACTTCTTCCACCCATGAAAAGTTCACTAGTCTCCATACGGTGGACATTCCCAATGCACTTGAAAAACTTGCTTGTATTTTTTGCCTCCTTAAGAACATAATCAGGGGGCTGTGCTCTACAAAATGTCAACCATACATAATGAGAATTGAAAGTATTCACAAAGATTAAACCAATTGATATACTATAAGCACCAAAAATAAAAGCTTTATAGTGGGTATAATATTCagaaatcaaaatatttgtCAGACAGGGAACATTTGGAAGTATTAGCCAagctaaaatgaaaaagatCATTTTCTTCTACATTTCATtggtttaaataaataaaacttataaGAAATAACTAGAAAACAAACCCTTAAGTAAAAAATTACGTAGTTTATTGAGTAAAAAAATCCATGCCTGGTTATGAAAGATGTTATTTAGTGAGAGGAATAGTTCAATTAAGATATTGATATGCTTctactttaaaagaaaaaaagacaagaaaaagaCAGAGGGCCGGTCGCACACACTGTCTGCATGGTTCTAAGCTTCCACTAAACATCTCCTCCTATAATTAGCTTAGACCAAAGCTGGAGATTTTATCTATACATTCTACACTGAATTTGATAACCAGTCATCTCTAGTATTTGGGTATCCATATGTGGAGCTGAGCTAACAATTGGAATGCTATTTGGGTATCAATTGATGCTTTACAAATGTTTTGTGCTACTACAGAAAAAAATTGTGGATTATAGAGTATTGATAGTTTTACGTTCGTCCTTTTGAAATATTGTTTCTTTGCGATTAGAAGATACTTGACACCTAGGAACTTTCTTAGGTGGCAATGATGATATGGAGTTGTACAGGTTTATTCTGATCCTAACCCAGGGTATGTCTTGAGCTAGGGATGGCTTTTTGCTCTTAAGCCTTTGcgctattttttattttttaatataagtttattgaaaaaaacatGATGAGTAAGAAGATGAAATATGATCTGATCTCATTTGCATACACAAAAGAACAACAAGAAAAAAGCTATATCCAAGTATTTCTATCATTTGACTTGACAGACTCAAAATAATCATGCCCAAGAACATGAagattaaaaacataaaatatgatctACACTAATTTGTGAacacaaaagaacaaaaaagagTCATACCCAAGTATTTCAATCATTCGCCTCAAAAGATCAAATTCTGAAGCTCCTGGGAATAATGGCAGCCCAAGAAACAATTCAGCGACTATGCACCCAAAGGACCACATATCAATAGCTGTAGTATATCTATGAAAGAGTTAATGGCAGAACAACTAGAAGCTTGCACAAATTATAATCATGCCTATAATCTACAATACATCAAATACCACAAGGAATGAAACAGAAGGTTCCATCAAACTTCACTGATAGATGCaaacagaaaaatataattgaaaccTTCCACCACAAGGGATAAGGAATGGCTTCAGGCTAGCAAGACTTTTCACTTTTTATCAGAGACATCCAATCGAAACCTTCCACCAAGGTTCAGTCGGATAAATCAATTAACAGTTGAGATTGGATTATCatgaactttaaaaattttagtcgTCTAAAGGCTAAGCTCTAGCTTTAGATGCAAGagacttcattttttttttttttttaaatcttgttcTTCTCATGAGTAAATAAAAGGATGATGAAGGGCAACCTGAAAAAACTTCCAAACTCCCCATTATGATACCAAGGAGATTATTACACACTTTTACCTTATATGTGTATATGAACTGATAAACAGAGGATTGGAGTGCAGAAGCTAGCACCTTTACTGCTGGGATTGACTACTTCAAAAGATTATGCCTAGGCGTTCAGTATCTACTCATATATAGAAAGATGCTCAAAATTTAACCCTTGATGGGAAAAGTCACTCCAAAACCTCAACCGTAGCTTATCAAATAATACAGTTGGGTCCAAAATTTTCagttcaaactcaaaaaagTTCTAATCATTCATTTAAAACCAGAAGATGACTGGACTAATTCTACTAATCTGCCAAGAAGAAactatttaatatttaacaaaagcgGAACCAATATGGATTCAAGTGGATGGGATAACAAGACAAAgccaaaatttcatttaatagGATACTGATGCCCAAGAAGAACTTCTGGAGATCTATAGTAACGACTCTGCAGAAGCAAAAAGAATATGCAATAAATTAAATGGTTATGAgctttattaaatcaaaacagAAGCCttgaaataaacataaataaaaacctGAATGTAGGAGTATACAGTGCGATCTTCCATGCATGCTGATCCGAagtcaattattttaatttctgcaGGCTTTACACTATTTTCAAGACAAAAATTAGGTTCTACAAGAAAAATCTACCAGATAGTTTGCAAACAAAACATGCCAGAGTTTTTTACCTTGTGCACAGAAGAATATTTTCTGGCTTCAGATCACAGTGAATAATTCCAGCATCTTTTAATAGAGCCAGTCCACGTAAAATCTATTTCAAACACAAATAAGACATAATGCAACATCATAAGATTGAACCATAAGAAATTGTAGAAAAGGACCAAATTGAATACTCAGCAAAAATGATATACCTGTTTAGAGAACAATTGGACAATGCTCAATGATAACCCTCTAAAGTGATTAATCTTGATAAGCTCATACCTGAATCACTACAAAATGTCAAAACAAGGTGCACAAAAAGCTAGAATAGTATAGGTATACATGTAACATTAAGAAGTCAGAACAGATGAATCTAATTTTACAGCACAAAGGCACAAGAGATACATAGTTTGGTAACTTACAGATTTGTGTCCAGTAGTTCAAAGCAAATGCACAAATGACGTTGATGTAAAAAGTAATCATATATACGAACGATATGATGCTTATCATCTGGATCATACTTCTTGTTTAACTGCAAAAACCAAACAGCAGAGCAAGCAAAAATTTCACTACTAATAATCACTGCCAGCAAGGAATATACAGCTAATGCAGAATTAGGTACCGTTGTCAAAATAGACACTTCAACCAATGCCTGCTGATAGTATGCAGgttgatttttaattatcttcacAGCAACAAAACTATTTGTTTCTGCATCCCAGCATTTAGCAACCTGCCCAAAAGTTCCATGACCGAGAACATCTTTGACAACGTATCTGCATATGATCAGAAAAGTTAATTAGACATTTGATGTTTTATAAGGAATTGATGAGTCTGACCAGCTAGCTTTTTGATAAGAGGTGATTAAATGTTTGACTGAGAAATCCTATGTTAACATAATATAGGGTGGGACACAGATGGCATATTGAAGTACACATAACAATATTCATAATATACTCCAATGTATAGTGCCTCATCATTTGCATACAAAGAATGAAGCAATTGGCAAgcatatttgaaaaaaaaaaaaacttaaatataaacaGACACTGAACAAAATGTCATGTCAAATAAATAGCACTAAAACATATTGAGATTccaaaataaatactaattatatcatatagtcAAGAAATCTTAaacagattttttgtttttttgggtaagttgaAACTACAGAAAGCCTAATGCCTGgctcaaccaaaaaaaaaaaaaaaagacgagGGCTAAAGAAAAGGGCCCAATGGCCTTCATATGGGTGGGTAGAATTTTGAGAGCATGACCAGAGCTTAATAAAAACCAGTGCTCATGGAAAGCAGGCCTAACCCTCATatcttaatcaaattatatcatcCATTGATGAAGTTCAGATTATTTCTTCCAAAGTATTGCTAGTTGAATCATTATTATATTGCAATTTGGTTGTTTCCACCATTCAATCAGTACCAATGGTCAACCCTTCTTACTACCTCATCTCACACTCTTGCATATGTCTCAGCAACCATTAGGCACTATTACTACCACAGTGAGCACCTAGTCAAATATATTTTCACAAAATGTCTAACTTTTAAATGAAACACTTAACTAGAGAACTTCTATAAAACATTTTCTTGTTTCCTATTGACATTGCGCCTTGAGGTCTAACTTGTAACAATGCTGGTCTGGCCTAGCAAAACCAAAGCAGCAAAAGGCCTCGCCATCTATACAATGATACAAACAGTGGTCGTTCCAAGACATGGCGGGTCCAGCAAAGCGATTGATGTGGAACCATAAATCTTTTAATATGTTAGGATATATTTTAACTGGGGTATTTTTTTTAGCTTTTCGGATTATACAAAcagatttaattatatatcttgtTTGGTAAGTTATCTTTAGTATGATTAGTTTAATCCAAAAAAGCTAATTTTTACAGTTCTTTCAGACCATTATACACAGGCTTGCATGCACTTTAGTCCaaataaagtgaaaatgaaTTACAATGATTATTGGTTGTTTCTGTCATCCCTActctcctcctccttctccaATATCTGTACTTCTATTATTATCCTCGTCTTATTTCTCTTCTATCTCTCTCTAATTTCTGTCTCTTTTCTAagttctctctttttctcaaTGATCTctctgatatttttctttgcttttagtCTACCCCTTCTCTATATTTTCTATCTCTCTCTCCGATTCTATCGCTGATTTACacctttccttcttttctctctaattctatTTTTGATATCTATCTTTACTTAGATCTGTCCAacatcaaaaattcaaatacagcAACCATGGGTATGGAGCTAAATCTTACCATGAAAAATCAATGGTGACAATTTAGCTTGAAGTGTATGTTAAACAGTGGTTCCAACCTTGCTTAATTTCTCCAAACACTAAAAGCAGAAATCCCCTTCTTATTACTTcttaatcatcattttctctctaTTATCTCCCCTCTCCATAGATCAAAAAGACCATTTCACCAATCTATAATAATATACTGGACATGCAGGTATCACATGGTGGACatgataaatcaataaaaagcAATTTTTTATTCCCTAGAGAAAATTCAGATGTCTGAGCAGAAAATCAGCAACCACAGTCCAAAACTTAAACagataaaaccaaaaaaaaaaatgaacatagTCAATGAGAGAGAAGGATAAAAATAGAATCCTGGGCTGCACACAGTTAAAATCATTTCAGTGCATTTAATATGCCAATGCCAAGTAAATTAAAAAGCTTAATATATGAAccttaaatatctatttaaagAAATTAGATACTGGTTACATCTCAAGGAAGCTAAAAATTACATGAATGAGCAACAACATACACTTTTGGTTGATTAAATTATGCAACatcaaaatttatgttaaaaccCAGTTTCACAGAAAACAATTGCCACCAAGAGGGCTGCTATACCAtgatcacaataaaattaattttgatgttttatttaCCAATGCAGCATACAGACAAGCAGACTGACTCCAAGCCCATGCTAAGTTAAACAAGCGAGAAGACCAATTTCTGAAGTACTAGGTGactatcaataaaaaaaaatggataacAATTACAAACCTTCTTTGAGTCTCTAAATTGATCAAGACAAAATTCACAGCCAAAATAAGATCTGAATTAACATTATCATAGCCATCATTGAGGACCCCAACAGATGGGCTGGTCAAATACCGCTTTGGATTTAGTTCTTCAGAATACTTGAACTGTTGATTGCATATCTGGTATGTTTTTACTATATCCTTGGTAAGTCTAGACACCAACTACAAAAGAAAAGTTGCATGTCAGCATAAATGTTTAATTCAAACAATTTCAATTCTCGACAGTTCCCTAACCATTATCAAAAGTATATTgcataatttgaaataaatacatcacaattaattgaatttttgctAGATGACAATGAAGGTATAATGCATGTCAACAAATTGGATAAGAGATGTATCTAcgtttaaaaaccaaaaaaacaagGACTCTATGTCTCTACCTTGCCTTTTCATCTTTCATTGTCACACATCGTGACTTGAATCTGTATAGACAGCAGCAATgggatttttttaatcaaattatttcatatCGGTCCAAGATCTCCGacataacttaaaaattatagattatgaattgataaatgtttttaatGTGAAAACTTAAGCCTGAATCTCCAGATGGGTACAGATAAATAAACAAGACTTCAAAGTTtccaataatttatatcattacaATATTTGAACCAGGACAAGTTACCtagatatatatttagtaaGATTTGAGTCTAAGCTTTATCTGTCgaaaatttatttgatcagaGTATCAGACCTAACTATAATAATCCTTTTCCCCCAGATGTATCCAGAATTTCTTGATTACTGCAACCCAATCTAATTTAAGTTGGGGAATCCGGACAAATTCCAAGGACAGGAAGTTCAGTAACACCTCTAACCTACCCATtgttttttaactaaatgattAATGCTATATAAAGCTCACATAATCAATCTCATGTTAAACAACAATGAAAAAGCAGAAAGGACTTATCATACTCATTTAATTAGCTCAAACTaacaaatataacaatatgGAAAGAGGAATGAAAGCTGCTGTTAAGGAATAACAGAATTTGGTTACCACAAAAATTCTCTAAGAGATTGGAGCATGAACAATTGACTAATCCATTAACATTAGGAAAATTCTTGCACgttataatattcaaaagaaaatcattACTGTTACCGTACAAAATTCTGTAAGCACTAGGATTATTTATAAGTTGAATCAGAAGTTAAAGAACTACATGTGATGAGACAAACATGCCACCAATTTTCATCCACAAAAATTAccattgaaaaaactaaaaatgaaacACAAAAATGCACTTTGTTACACTAAAATGCATCCAATCTCATGGTCTTGATAAAAAGCTTTTCCCCTcaaaagataaatgaaaaaataaagtttagaCAACAATATCAAAATAACTCTTCAAGGCTTAGCATTTGCAGAACAACTTGAGTGCACAATATTATCAGAAGGTGGGAAGAGTTCACCAAATTGCCTTGCAGCACTACTCAAAATACTGGAACAAAAAACTACtaagattatattttttattctatgcCACAATTGATCTATTTCAACAGTTTTAGAAGCTATGACAAGATCATAAGATATAGAATGCactgattaaattaataaacaagaaTATGCACtgattagtttaataaaaaagaatttatgaGGAATTTATTGATGATTCATTGAAAGACATATGATTGAGCAGAGATCAAACACCAAAATCATTCGAGAAGTTTTAAAGAAActtcctttaaatttttttcatttgtttttttttttttttcataatcaGACTAGCGAACAAGGTTGGGAAAGTTAGACAGTGGTTTAGAGACTGAGGGGTAAATACTCATTGAGAGAAACATTCTTTGAGGATGGTGATCAGCATAGCTGTACCAAATGAttctttataaaagaaaatagacaGGAACCAATAAACTATCACAAACTCTTGAAATGTGAAGTGAGTTATGAGAAAGTCTAGATAACAATATTTGGCACAggaattttctctttatatggTCTGCCATTTTTTCATTATAGGGAACTGCTAAACTATATTAGGTTTTAAGCATTGACAATAGTTTAAgataagaaatttcaatttcaattgatGCCATTTATAGGAAAGTGAAAGTTCATTAACAAAGGGTTTATTATGATCAATTTAGAACTTCAAcaattttggataagaaatgaaacaaatatGAAAGTATAAGTATTAGTGAAACAAAACATTCTAAGAATTGAATGAATTGTAACAATTGGCAGCAATATTTATACTATAGTCTATAGTTACCATGTAACAGACGGAAAGGGAAAATTTCCTGCCCCTGTACAGTATCAAACTGCCAGCAATACTTCATACACTTCCTTGGCTCACTTAAGAACccaaaagtaaaagaaaatgcaCAATTTATAGAATCTGTGCAAAATTATACCAACTAAACCTGATGAAGATTCACATGAAAATCAGTTTTATCCCAAATGGTATATTTTACTgcaatataaactaaaaatgcaAGCGTCTTTACAAATGAAACTACACAATTCTACATACTAAGCGGTTCCTCATTCACCATTGCCACACCAAGTTGCTTAAGCTATTCTTCATATTTCCACAGGCAAACACAGACCCACAAACATTTGAACAAGATATGATCAATCAACAATTGAGAAACAAAAACAACTTACAGGCTTTACAACAACAACTCGTAATCCTCGTGTTTCATTGCAAAGCAAATATGAGCGAAACGCCAGCTCCCTAGGCCTCCACGTGGATTGATCTCCATTGCTAGGGCTGCCCTCACCCATTGACCCACCACCGATACCCAAAATCAAGCTCCAACCTAAAAATTGGCCATCTCCACTTCCtccattaaaataaaaattaaaacaccaAAAAATTCAAAGGCTGATCAATCAAAAACTGGAATTTCGAAAATGAAATTCCTTCTACTTGCTGATGATATTGATTTCATATGCCCACCAACCGATTCTAATCCCATATCTCATTCATTCACATCAAACTTTCCTCAATCACAAGATTTCAGCTCTCCACCGATCAATTAACCATCAAAATAAATTGTTACACGTCtaaaaattatgttgttttttttttaacagggCTAACCtattaatcaatatgtattatacaataaagatataaattaaagatttaacaatagaaattataaagagataaaagaggaagaaaagagagtGAAATTGTTTTTCGTCTGCGAGACAAGAACCATGTTTATTTCTTCCTTCTAAGTTTTGGTTTTCTAACGGGCCAAAGAACaatttcacccccaagttttagtgaATTATTGTCACAACCAAGGGGTTTGAAAATCTGAAGTCTTACCCATGAGTTGCCTTCCGTTAAAAAAgtaaatcgtcattttattaattatattaaaataatataaaatttattatattttcatatcatagttttaaaaactaacaacttcacctctgtctaaagttttctaatttttaaaagtaacattccctCCCCCAAAACCTAAGGATTATTTTCTAAACGTTCTCCGACCACCATCTTCGACAACCGATGACAATGCTTTAACCCACTACTCAACGGCCAACGGATCTTTACTATCTGATGGAAGAAGAGGCGATGAAGACTCTTCAATTCTAAATAAATCGATAAAGTCGATGAAGATGGGTCTTCATCGATTCTTCTAGAATCGATGAAGATGAGTGTTTGGTGCATCATTTGGAAGCTTCAGAGGTGGCTGGTGAGATGGTGGGTTAAAGCTCTTTCTCCAGTTGCTAGAGATGGTGGTCAGAGAGCCTTTGGAAAATAAACTCTAAGTTTTGAggagaaaatattacttttaaaagttaaattagaaaagataaatttattagtttttaaaactatgaggggaaatataatgaattttatattattttaatataataaataaaataacgattttacctttatttttttaataggagTTAGCTTATAGAtagaattttggattttttaaacttgatggGTGTGGGGAAAATGCACTAAAAATTGGGGTGAAATAGTGGCTTAGCCTTTCCAACGCCATCAAAACCAAAACCACACTTTTTCTTTCGTTATTTTATGCCTTCCTTTTGGGTTGATGACAAACCAACGGTAATGCACCTTTGCTAATAGctgcaatcaaattacaaaaattcagctattattataatattaagaagggaaattataacaaaaaggGCATTTGGAAATGGACAATGCATAAAAGGGTGATAAATGAAATATCAGATAAATATAAagagtatttttaaattagataaaatataaaaatattaaagaaaatatgtttaaaattgatgtggtattttgttattataataatattaagttcacatatgttaaaaaatatagagagtattttgatttttattaatatatgaaaaggttaaataaaatatcagaaaaatatatgagtcagtttgaaattagataaaatattaggaTGCTAAAtgaaataaaccaaaattagGGTGTATCtagatattataagaatatcaagtttgtatatattagaaaaataaaggagatattttaatctttgataatttatgagggggttaaaaaatataagaaaattatagGGGATATTTTGAAAATAGTCAAGACAAAGTATGTGGGTGTTAAATGAATTACACCAAAATTTGggggtatttaaatattataagaataccAAGTTCCTAAAGTTAGGAAAATATGAAGTGCATTTTgacttttaataatatatgagagggttaaatgaaatgtaaaaaaattataggggacatttaaaaatagataaaatatgaGGGTGTTACAAAGATACACCAAAATTGGAGGGTGATTGTTTTCAAGGTCACTTGAAACTTTAAGTTCAAAGTTTAGGTGAGCTCAAGAAAAAATTGAGCTATCCCCTTAAGTGAATAATTTGCTCAAGCAAAAAAGTAGTTACAAATAAACAATCATGCtaacaaaacaatgaaattaccaaaataagTCCAAGGCTTAAAGGACAACTCTACCGGCCAAGAATGATCCACCACCAATTTTGGTCAGAAGAAATTGGCTAGAGGAAAGTTGTGCTCAAAAACACAATGCATAtaatttcattcaacaaaagCTAGTCTTTTACATGTGCTTATCaagcctttatataggcttcaaaaaacaataaaataaacaagttttgaattcaaaatacaTTAAACTAATGAGCCTTGAAATCCTATCCAATCTAAACATTAGTTTATGTGTTATGCCCAAACGGGAAAGGGGACAAGTTGTTGCCTATATTGGCATTCTTTGTCTTGTCGAATTGAGTAATTCTTTAGCTTGTCACTTGTCTCTTTGTCTCCTTGCTTTTGGCTTCCTTTGACCTTGCTTGCAGTTCTTATGATGACTAACATGTTGCTAAGAAAGTTCAATTACACAAAGCACAAATTAACTAATACACAATTAATTAAGCAACGATAAATTAAGATAAGCAACTCCATCGGGCTtggatattaattttgaattcaactgATTGAATTGCACCCAAATGAAGCACTTGGACCCAAAGGAACTAGGATGGTCAAATGATGGAGGAAGTGGGTTTGGGCTTGGGCTTGCTTGTTGACCGTAGAACCGTTGGAGCTTGGTTGTAAGGTCTTGGCTAAATCTTCATCATACTCCCTAGGTTGAGAAAGATTTGTCTTTAAATCTGGGAGGTACTTATTTTTCAAGTATAGTGCTAAGTCTCCCAAATTAAAGTTTGTCGAGACTCCTTCAAATTTATTAAGAATCATAACCTTATAGGCATTGTCTCTAACCTTTGCAATGATTTCAAAAGGACTATCGACTCTTGGGGCTAGTTTACTCTTCCTCTTGGATAGACACCTTTCTTTTCTCAAGTGTAATTAAACTAAGTCCCCAAGTTGATAAGTAGAAGGCTTTTTATATTTGTTGGCTCTCTTTTTTTGTACTTCATTTGTTtgctcaatttgaattatgatgCTTTCATGGAACTTCTTCATTGCCATCCTTTTTACTACAAGTAATGCATAAACCAGATTATGCTCAAGTATGATCTTTTCAATTTGGCTACGGGTTTTCTTTCTTAATAACTACTTCTTTTGGTGAGTGGTGGAGTTGATTTGGACTAAGGGGCGCTATGATAATAAGTTTTCCATTGAACCAAAATAAGTAAGTATTTCTTCTACCATCATGTTTAACATCCCTATCATATTGTCAAGGTCTCTCTAACAAGAAATGAGAAGCATATATGGGAATTTTATCATACAAAACCTCATCAATGTAATTCTTGCCAATAGAGAAATGTATCAGTACTTGTCTTGATACTTGAAGACTAGGACCATTACTTAGCCATTCGAGCTTGTAAAGGTAAAGGTGTGGCGATAAAGGCAATTGAAGCTTCTCCACAAGTGTAGT belongs to Mangifera indica cultivar Alphonso chromosome 2, CATAS_Mindica_2.1, whole genome shotgun sequence and includes:
- the LOC123208413 gene encoding dual specificity protein kinase YAK1 homolog isoform X1 codes for the protein MGEGSPSNGDQSTWRPRELAFRSYLLCNETRGLRVVVVKPLVSRLTKDIVKTYQICNQQFKYSEELNPKRYLTSPSVGVLNDGYDNVNSDLILAVNFVLINLETQRRYVVKDVLGHGTFGQVAKCWDAETNSFVAVKIIKNQPAYYQQALVEVSILTTLNKKYDPDDKHHIVRIYDYFLHQRHLCICFELLDTNLYELIKINHFRGLSLSIVQLFSKQILRGLALLKDAGIIHCDLKPENILLCTSVKPAEIKIIDFGSACMEDRTVYSYIQSRYYRSPEVLLGHQYTTAIDMWSFGCIVAELFLGLPLFPGASEFDLLRRMIEILGAQPPDYVLKEAKNTSKFFKCIGNVHRMETSELFMGGRSAYQALTEMEYEARELKKPLIGKEYFNHKNLAEIVTNYPYRKNLSMEDIVKESQGRLALLDFLKGLVEFDPAKRWSPFQASRHPFVTGEPFTCPYEPPPETPRMPVGQNIKVAHHPGAGHWFAAGLSPKISGRNKLSLHNSSHYQVLPYAHGNSYGSAGSYGSYNDGTGLGSSYGSYGDGINMLTYFSPIGPSGMNMAAQGGMSMHGSSPDARKRVIQYSHGNGLGVSPSAGIMVPLLLGTSPSQFTPSSYCQVSTGSPGHYGPTSPARSSVHGSPLGKMAAVTHYNRKKSWGYSGNCQESSSSQHWQGQYIDGNSFGQSEVNSQVLGGFSPHLQSNPGSSNSKQQQGGSGITHNLSAMKSMSCSLTHGSSSAETDHDKPEASLSVPDPGDWDPNYSDELLLQEDGPNETSLAAELSNAMLLGSADSSVGIGRFNHTSTGSNLPFQRQNGPIQAFSHEDMTGPLSSYDQQAGYSHFMSKSSHFMTHSSQNSPSRLGQCPVQRNNCMRPNAPQASEWNHIKVPPPASSFNSGGQRSPGSGSFNSLMPWGRRGNHPVTNILPAFRGRKDYGRIV
- the LOC123208413 gene encoding dual specificity protein kinase YAK1 homolog isoform X2; protein product: MGEGSPSNGDQSTWRPRELAFRSYLLCNETRGLRVVVVKPLVSRLTKDIVKTYQICNQQFKYSEELNPKRYLTSPSVGVLNDGYDNVNSDLILAVNFVLINLETQRRYVVKDVLGHGTFGQVAKCWDAETNSFVAVKIIKNQPAYYQQALVEVSILTTLNKKYDPDDKHHIVRIYDYFLHQRHLCICFELLDTNLYELIKINHFRGLSLSIVQLFSKQILRGLALLKDAGIIHCDLKPENILLCTSVKPAEIKIIDFGSACMEDRTVYSYIQSRYYRSPEVLLGHQYTTAIDMWSFGCIVAELFLGLPLFPGASEFDLLRRMIEILGAQPPDYVLKEAKNTSKFFKCIGNVHRMETSELFMGGRSAYQALTEMEYEARELKKPLIGKEYFNHKNLAEIVTNYPYRKNLSMEDIVKESQGRLALLDFLKGLVEFDPAKRWSPFQASRHPFVTGEPFTCPYEPPPETPRMPVGQNIKVAHHPGAGHWFAAGLSPKISGRNKLSLHNSSHYQVLPYAHGNSYGSAGSYGSYNDGTGLGSSYGSYGDGINMLTYFSPIGPSGMNMAAQGGMSMHGSSPDARKRVIQYSHGNGLGVSPSAGIMVPLLLGTSPSQFTPSSYCQVSTGSPGHYGPTSPARSSVHGSPLGKMAAVTHYNRKKSWGYSGNCQESSSSQHWQGQYIDGNSFGQSEVNSQVLGGFSPHLQSNPGSSNSKQQQGGSGITHNLSAMKSMSCSLTHGSSSAETDHDKPEASLSVPDPGDWDPNYSDELLLQEDGPNETSLAAELSNAMLLGSADSSVGIGRFNHTSTGSNLPFQRTYAICDDLNKLGMNKHYNVLLYHMTGKYFTIKFNFCLE